The following are from one region of the Canis lupus familiaris isolate Mischka breed German Shepherd chromosome 30, alternate assembly UU_Cfam_GSD_1.0, whole genome shotgun sequence genome:
- the LOC119866948 gene encoding uncharacterized protein LOC119866948 isoform X4, translating to MCPRSSLPSARAQSSVPSAPSNVKAAGSCREGHAVFAEASLPWVLEQRSASVCPGSGEGPAGVCHHRVSPGRQGTALVAVVLRKASARPSAPPAHPRSPPRLSHDDREARLFPGHRREAGAQEEGLRAGSHGLAVSLTPWSFPQDEEGAALPPPTAQPATHPEACEPAWLGSLRGPLSPFPAGGRCGSLEVIGSTAQAEIKGPRSITWSHPLVPHVRS from the exons ATGTGTCCTCGCTCCAGCCTCCCCTCCGCCAGAGCCCAGTCGTCGGTGCCGTCGGCGCCATCCAACGTGAAGGCGGCGGGAAGCTGCAGGGAGGGACACGCGGTCTTCGCGGAGGCCTCGCTTCCCTGGGTGTTAGAGCAGCGGAGCGCGAGCGTCTGCCCGGGCTCTGGCGAAGGCCCTGCCGGTGTCTGCCACCACCGGGTGTCGCCCGGGCGCCAGGGAACGGCCCTCGTAGCCGTCGTCCTCAGGAAAGCGTCAGCCCGGCCCTCGGCGCCCCCTGCTCACCCGCGCTCACCCCCTCGTCTCTCCCACGACGACCGGGAAGCGCGGCTGTTCCCAGGCCACAGGCGAGAGGCGGGGGCCCAGGAAGAAGGGCTCCGGGCCGGGTCGCACGGCCTCGCCGTCTCACTGACCCCCTGGTCCTTCCCACAGGACGAGGAGGGGGCCGCGCTCCCGCCACCCACAGCCCAGCCGGCGACGCATCCGGAGGCCTGTGAGCCCGCCTGGCTCGGCAGTCTGCGAGGACCGCTGTCCCCGTTCCCTGCTGGAGGACGCTGCGGCTCACTGGAGGTCATAGGGTCTACGGCCCAAGCAG AGATCAAAGGACCCCGGAGCATCACCTGGTCCCATCCCCTGGTGCCACACGTGAGAAGCTGA
- the LOC119866948 gene encoding uncharacterized protein LOC119866948 isoform X5 — MCPRSSLPSARAQSSVPSAPSNVKAAGSCREGHAVFAEASLPWVLEQRSASVCPGSGEGPAGVCHHRVSPGRQGTALVAVVLRKASARPSAPPAHPRSPPRLSHDDREARLFPGHRREAGAQEEGLRAGSHGLAVSLTPWSFPQDEEGAALPPPTAQPATHPEACEPAWLGSLRGPLSPFPAGGRCGSLERSKDPGASPGPIPWCHT, encoded by the exons ATGTGTCCTCGCTCCAGCCTCCCCTCCGCCAGAGCCCAGTCGTCGGTGCCGTCGGCGCCATCCAACGTGAAGGCGGCGGGAAGCTGCAGGGAGGGACACGCGGTCTTCGCGGAGGCCTCGCTTCCCTGGGTGTTAGAGCAGCGGAGCGCGAGCGTCTGCCCGGGCTCTGGCGAAGGCCCTGCCGGTGTCTGCCACCACCGGGTGTCGCCCGGGCGCCAGGGAACGGCCCTCGTAGCCGTCGTCCTCAGGAAAGCGTCAGCCCGGCCCTCGGCGCCCCCTGCTCACCCGCGCTCACCCCCTCGTCTCTCCCACGACGACCGGGAAGCGCGGCTGTTCCCAGGCCACAGGCGAGAGGCGGGGGCCCAGGAAGAAGGGCTCCGGGCCGGGTCGCACGGCCTCGCCGTCTCACTGACCCCCTGGTCCTTCCCACAGGACGAGGAGGGGGCCGCGCTCCCGCCACCCACAGCCCAGCCGGCGACGCATCCGGAGGCCTGTGAGCCCGCCTGGCTCGGCAGTCTGCGAGGACCGCTGTCCCCGTTCCCTGCTGGAGGACGCTGCGGCTCACTGGAG AGATCAAAGGACCCCGGAGCATCACCTGGTCCCATCCCCTGGTGCCACACGTGA